The following are from one region of the Salvia hispanica cultivar TCC Black 2014 chromosome 1, UniMelb_Shisp_WGS_1.0, whole genome shotgun sequence genome:
- the LOC125224521 gene encoding putative UDP-glucuronate:xylan alpha-glucuronosyltransferase 4 — protein sequence MAASKPSRRKPFTFFAIFFLATLITFNIQNLIQRHQDVQNAVNHPTPATSLNWFEFIARELGQEAINVALVNMDETAFPDKIPIKGKIFKVDFNCVDEAVQWSHLYPEWISETNANCPNVPMPMFENYEQLDVVVARVPSDEFGLKDVFRLQVNLVVANLLVRCGRVQSGVISRPIFAVFIGASGPMSEIFRCDDLVLHDADSWIHRPELTRIRQIVRMPVGSCQLNPPLPHNGKELGIERLKQPREAYATIVHSIETYVCGAIALARSIIKLNTTKDLILLADDHISPKSINGLQSAGWKIKRIQRIRNPHSTKNSYNKWNYSKLRLWQLTDYDKIIFIDSDFIVTKSLDEFFKYPGISARGNNKDRFNSGLMLLEPSMCTFRSLMEKRWVVRSYNGGDQGYLNEMFPWWHRLPNKINYLTYYDPNNSDKNREHVVPSDVYAIDYLGWKPWTCYRDYDCNWDVLEHKKFASDSANNIWWDVYDKASDEMKENCILTPQMRTKFWNNRKRAKEANLSDGHWRIKIRDPRLNNGL from the exons ACGAGCCTCAATTGGTTCGAGTTCATTGCACGAGAACTGGGACAAGAGGCCATCAACGTTGCATTGGTCAACATGGACGAAACGGCCTTTCCAGACAAAATCCCCATCAAAGGGAAGATTTTCAAGGTGGATTTCAACTGCGTGGATGAGGCAGTGCAGTGGTCCCACTTGTATCCAGAGTGGATCAGTGAGACCAATGCAAATTGTCCGAATGTTCCCATGCCCATGTTCGAAAACTACGAGCAACTCGACGTGGTGGTGGCTAGGGTTCCTTCGGATGAATTTGGTTTGAAGGATGTTTTTCGGTTGCAAGTGAATTTGGTGGTTGCTAACTTGTTAGTGAGATGTGGGAGAGTCCAAAGTGGGGTTATTAGTAGACCAATATTTGCTGTGTTTATAGGGGCAAGTGGGCCCATGTCGGAGATCTTTCGATGTGATGATCTTGTGTTGCACGATGCTGATTCTTGGATTCACAGACCTGAGTTGACAAGGATCAGACAGATTGTACGCATGCCTGTCGGAAGTTGCCAACTCAACCCTCCGTTACCACATAATG GTAAAGAATTAGGGATTGAGAGGTTGAAGCAACCAAGAGAGGCTTATGCTACCATAGTCCACTCGATAGAAACCTACGTGTGTGGAGCAATAGCTCTAGCAAGAAGCATCATCAAACTAAACACAACCAAAGACCTCATCTTGCTAGCCGACGATCACATCTCTCCCAAATCCATCAACGGCCTCCAATCCGCCGGGTGGAAGATAAAGCGGATCCAACGCATACGAAACCCTCACTCGACGAAAAACTCCTACAACAAGTGGAACTACAGCAAGCTCCGCCTCTGGCAGCTAACAGACTACGACAAGATCATCTTCATCGACTCAGACTTCATCGTCACAAAAAGCCTCGACGAGTTCTTCAAATACCCGGGCATCTCCGCCCGGGGAAACAACAAAGACCGGTTCAACTCGGGGTTGATGCTCCTAGAGCCATCGATGTGCACTTTTAGGAGCTTAATGGAGAAGAGATGGGTGGTGAGATCGTATAACGGCGGTGATCAAGGCTACCTCAATGAGATGTTTCCATGGTGGCATCGCCTCCCTAACAAGATAAACTATCTCACCTACTATGATCCGAATAATAGTGATAAGAATAGGGAGCATGTAGTTCCGAGTGATGTGTATGCGATTGACTACCTTGGGTGGAAGCCGTGGACGTGCTACAGAGACTACGACTGCAATTGGGATGTCCTCGAACATAAAAAATTTGCGAGTGACTCTGCTAACAACATTTGGTGGGATGTTTATGACAAGGCTTCTGatgaaatgaaggaaaactgTATTTTGACACCCCAAATGCGTACTAAGTTTTGGAACAACAGAAAGAGAGCCAAGGAAGCTAACTTGTCGGATGGGCATTGGAGGATCAAAATTAGAGATCCAAGGTTGAATAATGGATTGTGA